One segment of Cataglyphis hispanica isolate Lineage 1 chromosome 23, ULB_Chis1_1.0, whole genome shotgun sequence DNA contains the following:
- the LOC126858010 gene encoding uncharacterized protein LOC126858010 isoform X2: MWKVVVRGIRETLERRVCRTNVYSQSSQDNAKNEVKTSLTCQQKFLSPIFITYDKNFCGSAKSAGAKGKKHEWNTKHGWPEAVGWSSILAAGWVVCQTLCFRKRIFDRDSNETLKITNCIGNSNKKSKLQVQDSDSQWSAAKPFGPITIEEAFKEAADEFTNTHKIVLGEYELRYGIKALKEKRYKDALMHFSAGANLSSPGSMFNLGLCYELGIGTLADQKKAVKYYNDAAAHDHADALYNLGVFHAQGKGGLPINIDIARTYFVRAAKLGQIQAQYALDLEKAETLQKNNNMFTIPNTCSKTEKNFKNKTNDMRLKLNGYTLNTNVDKILSTNIMEKCTLESSEYEKVVEDPTQVFLDFLGLRESSQAPIMITTNNCHVPC, translated from the exons ATGTGGAAGGTTGTAGTTCGTGGAATCCGAGAAACGTTGGAGCGACGTGTCTGTCGCACCAACGTTTACTCGCAATCATCGCAGGATAACGCGAAGAACGAAGTCAAAACAAGCTTGACATGccaacaaaaatttctttcaccAATTTTTATTACCTATGATAAGAATTTTTGCGGATCGGCTAAAAGCGCCGGTGCTAAAGGCAAGAAACACGAATGGAATACCAAGCACGGTTGGCCAGAGGCTGTTGGTtgg tCCAGTATATTGGCAGCTGGATGGGTTGTATGCCAAACTCTTTGCTTCCGTAAAAGAATCTTTGATCGAGACAGTAATGAgactttaaaaa TCACTAACTGTATtggtaatagtaataaaaagtcCAAGCTGCAAGTCCAAGATTCAGATTCACAATGGAGTGCAGCCAAACCATTCGGTCCTATCACCATTGAAGAG gCATTTAAAGAGGCTGCCGACGAATTTACAAATACTCATAAAATAGTATTAGGAGAATATGAACTTCGTTACGGTATAAAAGCATTAAAGGAAAAACGCTATAAAGATGCTTTGATGCATTTTTCCGCGGGCGCTAATCTATCATCCCCCGGAAGTATGTTTAATTTAGGTTTATGTTATGAATTAGGCATTGGAACTTTAGCTGATCAAAAAAAG gctgtaaaatattacaacgATGCCGCGGCCCATGATCATGCTGatgcattatataatctaGGAGTTTTCCATGCCCAAGGAAAGGGAGGTTTAccgattaatattgatatcgcGCGCACTTATTTCGTCAGAGCAGCCAAGTTGGGTCAGATACAAGCGCAATATGCACTTGATTTAGAAAAAGCTGAGactttgcagaaaaataacaatatgttTACTATACCAAACACATGttcaaaaactgaaaaaaattttaaaaataagacaaaTGATATGCGCCTAAAATTAAATGGTTACACGTTGAATACAaatgttgataaaatattaagtacgAATATCATGGAAAAATGTACGCTCGAATCATCAGAATATGAAAAAGTAGTCGAAGATCCTACTCAAGTATTTTTAGATTTCCTCGGCTTAAGAGAATCTAGTCAAGCACCCATTATGATAACTACCAACAATTGTCACGTgccatgttaa
- the LOC126858010 gene encoding uncharacterized protein LOC126858010 isoform X1 — protein sequence MWKVVVRGIRETLERRVCRTNVYSQSSQDNAKNEVKTSLTCQQKFLSPIFITYDKNFCGSAKSAGAKGKKHEWNTKHGWPEAVGWSSILAAGWVVCQTLCFRKRIFDRDSNETLKSKLYDYSRVSFIFTQILNLKPKCILPVTNCIGNSNKKSKLQVQDSDSQWSAAKPFGPITIEEAFKEAADEFTNTHKIVLGEYELRYGIKALKEKRYKDALMHFSAGANLSSPGSMFNLGLCYELGIGTLADQKKAVKYYNDAAAHDHADALYNLGVFHAQGKGGLPINIDIARTYFVRAAKLGQIQAQYALDLEKAETLQKNNNMFTIPNTCSKTEKNFKNKTNDMRLKLNGYTLNTNVDKILSTNIMEKCTLESSEYEKVVEDPTQVFLDFLGLRESSQAPIMITTNNCHVPC from the exons ATGTGGAAGGTTGTAGTTCGTGGAATCCGAGAAACGTTGGAGCGACGTGTCTGTCGCACCAACGTTTACTCGCAATCATCGCAGGATAACGCGAAGAACGAAGTCAAAACAAGCTTGACATGccaacaaaaatttctttcaccAATTTTTATTACCTATGATAAGAATTTTTGCGGATCGGCTAAAAGCGCCGGTGCTAAAGGCAAGAAACACGAATGGAATACCAAGCACGGTTGGCCAGAGGCTGTTGGTtgg tCCAGTATATTGGCAGCTGGATGGGTTGTATGCCAAACTCTTTGCTTCCGTAAAAGAATCTTTGATCGAGACAGTAATGAgactttaaaaagtaaattatatgattactCTAGagtttcatttatattcacgcaaatattgaatttaaaaccAAAGTGTATTTTGCCAGTCACTAACTGTATtggtaatagtaataaaaagtcCAAGCTGCAAGTCCAAGATTCAGATTCACAATGGAGTGCAGCCAAACCATTCGGTCCTATCACCATTGAAGAG gCATTTAAAGAGGCTGCCGACGAATTTACAAATACTCATAAAATAGTATTAGGAGAATATGAACTTCGTTACGGTATAAAAGCATTAAAGGAAAAACGCTATAAAGATGCTTTGATGCATTTTTCCGCGGGCGCTAATCTATCATCCCCCGGAAGTATGTTTAATTTAGGTTTATGTTATGAATTAGGCATTGGAACTTTAGCTGATCAAAAAAAG gctgtaaaatattacaacgATGCCGCGGCCCATGATCATGCTGatgcattatataatctaGGAGTTTTCCATGCCCAAGGAAAGGGAGGTTTAccgattaatattgatatcgcGCGCACTTATTTCGTCAGAGCAGCCAAGTTGGGTCAGATACAAGCGCAATATGCACTTGATTTAGAAAAAGCTGAGactttgcagaaaaataacaatatgttTACTATACCAAACACATGttcaaaaactgaaaaaaattttaaaaataagacaaaTGATATGCGCCTAAAATTAAATGGTTACACGTTGAATACAaatgttgataaaatattaagtacgAATATCATGGAAAAATGTACGCTCGAATCATCAGAATATGAAAAAGTAGTCGAAGATCCTACTCAAGTATTTTTAGATTTCCTCGGCTTAAGAGAATCTAGTCAAGCACCCATTATGATAACTACCAACAATTGTCACGTgccatgttaa
- the LOC126857994 gene encoding pre-rRNA 2'-O-ribose RNA methyltransferase FTSJ3, whose amino-acid sequence MGKKSKIGKQRKDKYYQLAKETGYRSRAAFKLIQLNRKFEFLQKSRVCIDLCAAPGGWMQVARQNMPISSIVIGVDLFPIKPIPGCISLTEDITTDKCRVAISRELKTWKADIVLNDGAPNVGKNWLHDAYQQAVLTLSAVKLATQFLKAGGWFVTKVFRSKDYHPLIWVLKQLFKKVHATKPQASRNESAEIFVVCQYYIAPDKLDSKFFDAKHVFSELEIESTNKSNFLQADKQKKQKAEGYPENDYTLYHKLSAKEFIACENAIEALQNASEIVIDDEVINNHEKTTKEVRECCKDIKVLGRKDLKLLLNWWKSLKGTQAETEEKEDVVENETTAASKVISLEEQEDLEDVIIEKQIAELREEEAKELKSKKKKANKERNKLNKRLNLQMIHKNDEGPKLERDDMFKLSQIQTYEQLEQVTDQTPDVLAESDANSDEEQVKPKTVSYKKDTGHLDSKGLYYKAEDSEDNDTDAASDDDTDSEKSGLGLEDSEDESTKKVQKKKQQCKDFDNSNNPLLTDLDFRDKKTKKIHKAELWFEKDAFKNLEDEDDADYELDKMIEQYKRKGGHILGEEEKTEKKINKEKKRKVNENDDSNSDYDMEEMMAPKKVKKIGGKDGFEVVPQEKDNQVKKRKLTPEDLALGSLMIRKKSRRNLIDSAWNRYAFNDEKLPNWFVKDEEKHMKKEAPVPKELVEEYQNRVKDLNVRPIKKVMEAKARKKRRSMRKLEKAKKKMENLMDNADINDKEKARQINALYKKAKKEPRKEVKYIVAKKHTAQKRAVRPPGVKGRYKVVDPRMKKDLRAAKAKEKTKGRGKKSRGGNRPRTKPMKRKSK is encoded by the exons atgggaaaaaaatcaaagattgGAAAGcagagaaaagataaatattatcaattagcCAAAGAAAcag GTTACAGATCACGTGCTGctttcaaattaattcaattaaatcgcaagtttgaatttttgcaaaagtcCAGAGTATGCATCGACTTGTGTGCAGCACCTGGTGGCTGGATGCAAGTTGCCAGACAAAATATGCCAATATCATCTATAGTTATAGGCGTAGATCTGTTTCCGATAAAGCCTATACCAGGATGTATCAGTCTTACAGAAGATATTACAACAGATAAATGTAGAGTGGCTATTTCGCGTGAATTAAAGACATGGAAAGCTGATATTGTTTTAAACGATGGTGCTCCCAATGTAGGAAAAAATTGGCTTCATGATGCATATCAACAAGCTGTGTTAACATTATCAGCTGTTAAATTAGCTACTCAATTCTTAAAAGCTGGTGGTTGGTTTGTAACAAAAGTATTTCGATCTAAAGATTATCATCCATTAATCTGGGTGTTAAAACAGCTATTTAAAaag GTACATGCTACTAAACCTCAAGCTTCGCGTAATGAATCTGCAGAAATCTTTGTAGTGtgtcaatattatattgctcCTGATAAATTAGATTCCAAGTTCTTTGATGCAAAGCATGTATTTTCTGAATTAGAAATAGAATCTACAAACAAATCAAACTTTCTTCAAGCGGACAAGCAGAAGAAACAAAAAGCAGAAGGATATCCTGAAAATGATTacacattatatcataaattgtcCGCAAAAGAGTTTATTGCCTGTGAAAATGCAATTGAAGCTTTGCAGAATGCTTCTGAAATAGTAATAGATGATGAAGTTATCAATAATCATGAGAAAACAACTAAAGAAGTTAGAGAATGTTGCAAGGATATCAAAGTACTTGGTCGGaaggatttaaaattattgcttaaTTGGTGGAAATCATTAAAAGGAACACAAGCAGAaacagaagagaaagaagatgtAGTAGAAAATGAAACTACAGCAGCATCTAAAGTTATTAGCCTCGAAGAGCAGGAAGATTTGGAAGATGTGATAATTGAAAAACAGATCGCCGAGCTCAGGGAAGAGGAAGCTAAAGAATTGAAGAGCAAGAAGAAGAAAGCtaacaaagagagaaataaattgaataaacgcCTTAACTTGCAAATGAttcataaaaatgatgaaGGACCTAAATTAGAAAGGGatgatatgtttaaattaagtCAGATTCAAACCTATGAGCAATTGGAACAAGTTACAGATCAAACGCCTGATGTTTTAGCAGAGAGTGATGCAAATTCGGACGAAGAACAAGTCAAACCAAAGACGGTTTCTTACAAGAAAGATACAGGCCATTTGGACAGCAAAGGCTTATACTATAAGGCAGAAGATAGCGAAGATAATGATACCGATGCTGCATCAGATGATGATACAGATAGTGAAAAATCTGGACTAG gTCTGGAAGATTCAGAAGACGAAAGTacaaaaaaagtacaaaagaagaaacaaCAATGTAAAGATTTTGACAATTCTAACAATCCTTTGCTAACTGACTTAGATTTCCGGGATAAAAAGACTAAAAAGATTCATAAAGCTGAACTTTGGTTCGAAAAAgacgcatttaaaaatttagaggATGAAGATGATGCAGATTATGAATTAGATAAAATGATCGAACAATACAAGAGGAAGGGTGGACATATTCTTGGAGAAGAGGAgaagacagaaaaaaaaattaataaggaaAAGAAACGCAAAGTTAATGAAAACGACGATTCAAATTCGGATTATGACATGGAAGAAATGATGGCACctaaaaaagtaaagaagatCGGCGGAAAAGACGGTTTTGAAGTAGTACCTCAAGAAAAAG ATAaccaagtaaaaaaaagaaaattgacccCTGAGGATTTAGCACTCGGATCTTTGATGATTCGTAAAAAATCTCGAAGAAATTTGATTGACTCTGCTTGGAATAGATACGCatttaatgatgaaaaattaccTAATTGGTTTGTGAAGGATGAGGAAAAACATATGAAGAAGGAAGCACCTGTACCTAAGGAACTTGTCGAAGAATATCAGAACAGAGTCAAAGACTTAAATGTTAGACCAATTAAGAAAGTAATGGAAGCTAAGGCGAGAAAAAAGAGACGCTCAATGCGCAAACTTGAAAAGGCCAAgaagaaaatggaaaacttGATGGATAATGCAGATATCAACGACAAAGAGAAGGCTAGACAAATTAATGC attGTACAAGAAAGCCAAGAAAGAGCCAAGAAAGGAAGTTAAGTATATCGTAGCAAAGAAACATACCGCGCAGAAGCGGGCAGTTCGGCCCCCTGGTGTGAAAGGTCGATATAAAGTTGTCGATCCAAGAATGAAGAAGGACTTACGCGCGGCTAAAGCTAAGGAAAAAACTAAAGGACGTGGAAAGAAAAGTCGAGGCGGTAACAGACCAAGAACAAAACCTATGAAGaggaaaagtaaataa